The following coding sequences are from one Prochlorococcus sp. MIT 0604 window:
- the gltB gene encoding glutamate synthase large subunit, protein MGESIKRIVGPYQDSYSPNGIIGEKDACGVGFVANVEGIESNWILKQSLKGLNCMEHRGGCGGDSDSGDGAGILCSIPWDYLEKEVNLKNKKDYDKGLGMIFMPNKKEKIEECKSICEEEAKKLRINQTFWRIVPVNNEILGPLAKANAPFICQWILYIDKKDHKDVERLLFQLRKRIEKKIRETFKNDVGDCEFYFASLSSQTVVYKGMVRSEILSEFYQDLKEESFKVSFSVYHRRFSTNTLPKWPLAQPMRFLGHNGEINTLLGNINWAKASETHIDDFWGELSNEIKPIVDVNKSDSSNLDATLEINIRSGQPITDSLLKLVPEAFRDQPELEEREYIKAFYEYSASLQEAWDGPALLVFADGNFVGATLDRNGLRPARYSITNDGFVIMGSETGVVDIEEERVIEKGRLGPGQMLAVDFHQHRILRNWEVKSEAAQRHDYKNLLSNRIIKIKNNEWVKDCKLKDLELLQQQTAYGFSAEDNDLILDSMASLAKEPTYCMGDDIPLAVLSSKPHILYDYFKQRFAQVTNPPIDPLREKLVMSLEMHLGERCTPFEIKDAKPFIHLQSPILNEEELISIKKSEIKSQTISSLFDLEEGIQGLEKQLKLICKQSELSIKEGCSLIIISDKGINPKKTYIPPLLAVGAIHHYLLKKEIRLKASLIIETGQCWSTHHLACLVGYGASAVCPWLTFEAGRHWLKHPKTQKLIDSKKINPLSIVDVQENIKKALEDGLRKILSKIGISLLSSYHGAQIFEAVGLGSDLIKIAFDGTTSRIAGITLKELTNETLSIHTKAYPEIDLKKLEFLGFVQFRNNGEYHSNNPEMSKVLHSAVKQGPGYDHFETYKKLISNRPTTSLRDLLTINSKRKSIPLEEVESVESICKRFCTGGMSLGALSREAHEVLAVAMNRIGGKSNSGEGGEDPARFNVLNDIDKNTQSATLPFIKGLKNGDTACSAIKQIASGRFGVTPEYLRSGKQLEIKMAQGAKPGEGGQLPGPKVDSYIAKLRNSKPGVALISPPPHHDIYSIEDLAQLIHDLHQVHPKAKVSVKLVSEIGIGTIAAGVSKANADVIQISGHDGGTGASPLSSIKHAGLPWELGVAEVHKSLLENNLRARVILRTDGGLKTGWDVVIAALLGAEEYGFGSVAMIAEGCIMARVCHTNKCPVGVATQKEELRKRFKGIPENVVNFFFYIAEEVRQIMSSIGVSNMEELIGNQEFLSARNIDLPKTSNIDLSSLVNEHSTPDRSWLKHLKTAHSNGSVLEDEFLSDTKFIDSIKNHEILTKEIEIKNTDRSVCAKISGEIAELHGNTGFNGELNLNFKGYAGQSFGAFLLKGMNVQLIGEANDYVCKGMNGGILTIIPPKINEISSEQVILGNTCLYGATGGKLFALGKSGERFAVRNSGATAVTEGAGDHCCEYMTGGKVVILGSTGRNIGAGMTGGIAFIIDENNDLSNKVNKEIVRILPITSSKQENILLEIIREYQAKTNSLKAAKIIENWSHFKSTFKLIVPPSEEEMLGI, encoded by the coding sequence ATGGGAGAGAGTATCAAAAGAATCGTTGGCCCATATCAAGATAGTTATTCCCCAAATGGAATAATTGGGGAGAAAGATGCGTGTGGAGTTGGTTTCGTAGCAAATGTTGAAGGTATAGAAAGCAACTGGATCCTTAAACAATCTCTAAAGGGCCTCAACTGCATGGAGCATAGAGGAGGTTGTGGAGGAGATAGTGACTCAGGAGATGGAGCAGGCATTTTATGTTCAATTCCTTGGGATTACTTAGAAAAAGAAGTTAATCTTAAAAATAAAAAAGATTACGATAAAGGTTTAGGCATGATTTTTATGCCTAATAAAAAAGAGAAAATTGAGGAATGTAAATCAATATGTGAGGAGGAAGCAAAAAAATTAAGAATTAACCAAACATTTTGGAGAATAGTACCTGTTAATAATGAAATCTTAGGTCCTTTAGCTAAAGCAAATGCTCCATTCATCTGTCAGTGGATTTTATATATAGATAAAAAAGACCATAAAGATGTTGAAAGGCTTTTATTTCAATTAAGGAAAAGAATTGAGAAAAAAATAAGAGAAACTTTCAAAAACGATGTTGGGGATTGTGAATTTTATTTTGCCTCACTAAGCTCTCAAACAGTTGTTTATAAAGGTATGGTTCGCTCAGAAATATTATCCGAGTTTTATCAAGATCTAAAAGAGGAAAGTTTTAAAGTTTCATTTTCTGTTTATCATCGTAGATTTAGTACTAATACACTTCCAAAATGGCCACTAGCTCAGCCCATGAGATTTTTGGGTCATAATGGCGAAATAAATACTCTCTTAGGCAATATCAATTGGGCTAAAGCTTCAGAAACACATATAGATGATTTTTGGGGAGAGTTATCTAATGAGATTAAACCCATTGTAGACGTAAACAAAAGTGATTCATCAAATCTTGATGCAACCCTTGAAATCAATATTCGTTCAGGTCAGCCCATTACTGACTCATTATTAAAACTTGTTCCTGAAGCATTTAGAGATCAACCAGAACTTGAGGAGAGAGAGTATATAAAAGCTTTTTATGAATATTCTGCAAGCCTACAAGAAGCTTGGGATGGTCCAGCACTACTTGTATTTGCTGATGGAAATTTTGTCGGAGCAACGCTTGATAGAAATGGCCTAAGACCAGCAAGATATTCAATCACAAATGATGGTTTTGTAATAATGGGTTCTGAAACAGGAGTAGTAGATATTGAAGAAGAAAGAGTAATAGAAAAAGGTCGATTAGGACCGGGACAAATGTTAGCAGTTGATTTTCATCAGCATAGAATCCTAAGAAATTGGGAAGTAAAATCTGAAGCCGCTCAAAGGCATGATTATAAAAATCTTCTCAGTAATAGAATTATTAAAATTAAAAATAATGAATGGGTTAAAGACTGCAAACTAAAAGACCTTGAGTTGTTGCAACAACAAACTGCATACGGGTTTTCAGCGGAAGATAATGACCTTATCTTAGATTCAATGGCTTCATTAGCTAAAGAGCCTACTTATTGCATGGGCGACGACATCCCATTAGCAGTTCTTTCATCTAAGCCACATATTTTATACGACTACTTTAAGCAAAGATTTGCGCAAGTTACTAATCCTCCTATTGATCCTCTGAGAGAAAAACTTGTAATGAGTTTAGAGATGCATCTAGGAGAAAGATGTACACCATTTGAAATTAAAGACGCTAAACCTTTTATTCATTTACAAAGTCCGATTCTAAATGAGGAAGAACTCATTTCCATCAAAAAATCAGAAATTAAATCTCAGACAATTTCAAGTTTGTTTGATTTAGAGGAAGGTATTCAAGGCTTAGAGAAGCAATTAAAACTAATCTGTAAACAGAGTGAGCTGTCTATAAAAGAAGGTTGCTCTCTAATTATCATTTCTGATAAGGGAATAAATCCTAAAAAGACTTACATACCTCCTTTACTTGCTGTTGGAGCAATTCATCATTATCTTCTTAAAAAAGAAATCAGGCTAAAAGCTTCTCTAATAATTGAGACCGGTCAATGTTGGAGCACACATCACTTAGCTTGTTTAGTTGGATATGGAGCAAGTGCAGTTTGCCCTTGGTTGACTTTCGAAGCAGGTAGACACTGGTTAAAACATCCAAAAACACAAAAACTCATTGATAGCAAAAAAATAAATCCATTATCAATAGTTGATGTTCAAGAAAATATTAAAAAAGCTCTAGAAGACGGTCTAAGAAAAATTCTCTCAAAAATAGGTATCTCACTTTTATCTAGTTACCATGGTGCACAAATTTTTGAAGCTGTAGGCCTTGGATCTGACTTAATAAAAATTGCTTTTGATGGTACAACAAGTCGTATCGCTGGCATAACATTAAAAGAATTAACTAATGAAACACTTTCAATACATACGAAAGCCTATCCAGAGATCGATTTAAAGAAATTAGAATTTCTAGGATTTGTACAATTTAGAAATAATGGAGAATATCATTCCAATAACCCAGAGATGTCCAAAGTTTTACATTCGGCAGTAAAACAAGGGCCAGGATACGATCATTTTGAAACTTACAAAAAACTTATTAGTAATAGACCGACAACATCTCTTAGAGATTTACTAACAATTAATTCAAAAAGAAAAAGTATTCCATTAGAGGAAGTTGAAAGTGTTGAATCAATTTGCAAAAGGTTCTGTACTGGAGGAATGAGTTTAGGTGCTTTATCCAGAGAAGCTCATGAAGTTTTAGCAGTTGCAATGAATAGAATTGGTGGAAAAAGTAATAGTGGAGAAGGAGGAGAAGATCCAGCTCGTTTTAATGTTTTAAATGATATCGATAAAAATACTCAGTCAGCGACATTGCCATTTATTAAAGGCTTAAAGAATGGAGACACCGCATGCTCCGCTATTAAACAAATAGCATCAGGAAGATTTGGAGTTACACCTGAATATCTAAGAAGTGGTAAACAACTCGAAATTAAAATGGCACAAGGTGCAAAACCCGGAGAGGGGGGACAATTACCTGGTCCAAAAGTTGATTCTTACATCGCAAAACTAAGAAATAGTAAACCTGGAGTAGCTTTAATATCTCCTCCCCCTCATCATGATATTTATTCAATTGAAGATTTAGCTCAACTTATCCACGACTTACACCAAGTTCATCCAAAAGCGAAAGTAAGCGTTAAACTTGTTTCTGAAATTGGCATAGGCACTATTGCTGCTGGAGTAAGCAAAGCTAATGCAGATGTAATTCAAATTTCTGGACATGACGGAGGTACGGGTGCTTCACCCCTGAGTTCTATTAAACATGCAGGTTTACCATGGGAACTTGGTGTTGCTGAGGTTCATAAATCTCTCTTAGAAAATAACTTACGCGCAAGAGTGATTTTGAGAACTGATGGAGGTCTTAAAACAGGCTGGGACGTAGTTATTGCAGCTTTACTAGGTGCTGAAGAATACGGTTTTGGTTCTGTAGCGATGATTGCTGAAGGATGTATAATGGCTCGGGTTTGTCATACAAACAAGTGTCCTGTTGGAGTTGCCACTCAAAAAGAAGAATTAAGAAAAAGATTTAAAGGTATTCCAGAAAATGTCGTCAATTTTTTCTTCTATATTGCTGAAGAAGTAAGACAGATAATGAGCAGTATCGGTGTTTCTAATATGGAAGAACTGATTGGTAATCAAGAATTTCTTTCTGCAAGAAATATCGATCTTCCAAAAACTTCTAATATTGATCTTTCTTCTTTAGTAAATGAACACTCAACCCCTGATAGATCATGGTTAAAACATTTAAAAACTGCCCATAGTAATGGTTCTGTATTAGAAGACGAATTTTTGTCTGATACTAAATTTATAGATTCAATTAAAAATCACGAAATATTAACCAAAGAAATTGAGATAAAAAATACAGATAGAAGTGTTTGTGCGAAAATATCAGGTGAAATTGCAGAACTTCACGGCAATACTGGCTTCAATGGCGAACTCAACTTAAATTTCAAAGGATATGCAGGACAAAGCTTTGGTGCCTTTTTATTGAAGGGAATGAATGTTCAATTAATCGGAGAAGCTAATGATTATGTTTGTAAAGGAATGAATGGAGGAATACTCACAATAATTCCACCAAAAATAAATGAAATCTCCTCCGAACAAGTCATCCTAGGAAATACTTGTCTTTATGGAGCAACAGGTGGAAAATTATTTGCATTAGGAAAATCTGGAGAAAGATTTGCGGTTAGAAATAGTGGTGCTACAGCGGTAACAGAAGGGGCAGGTGATCATTGTTGTGAATACATGACTGGTGGGAAAGTAGTTATTCTAGGTTCCACAGGAAGAAATATTGGTGCGGGCATGACTGGTGGAATAGCTTTTATAATCGATGAAAATAATGATTTAAGTAATAAAGTAAATAAAGAAATAGTAAGGATTCTTCCAATAACTTCATCAAAGCAGGAAAATATCTTATTGGAAATTATTAGAGAATATCAAGCAAAAACAAATAGCTTAAAGGCTGCCAAAATAATTGAAAATTGGTCTCATTTTAAGAGTACTTTCAAATTGATTGTTCCCCCAAGTGAAGAAGAGATGCTTGGTATATAA
- a CDS encoding photosystem I reaction center protein subunit XI, whose translation MSDFQKSFSESTSSIKFDEKYIDTSVQPNDIGVAEQWAVKTVADPCVGNLATPVNSGYFTKAFINNLPFYREGISPNFRGLETGAAFGYLLYGPFTMTGPLRNSEFALTAGLLATIGAVHILTALFVLYNAPGKAPNVQPPDATVNNPPKDLFTRAGWADFTSGFWLGGCGGAVFAWLLVGTLHLDTIMPIIKNIWTAG comes from the coding sequence ATGAGCGACTTTCAAAAATCATTCTCTGAATCTACAAGTTCTATTAAGTTTGATGAGAAATACATAGATACTTCTGTACAACCAAATGATATTGGCGTAGCAGAACAATGGGCAGTAAAAACAGTTGCTGATCCTTGTGTTGGCAATTTAGCTACTCCAGTTAATAGTGGTTATTTCACAAAAGCCTTTATAAACAATTTACCTTTTTACAGAGAAGGTATTTCCCCTAATTTTAGAGGTTTAGAAACCGGAGCAGCTTTTGGATATCTTCTATACGGACCTTTTACTATGACTGGCCCATTAAGAAATTCTGAATTTGCTCTAACAGCTGGACTTCTCGCGACTATAGGAGCTGTCCATATTTTGACAGCACTTTTTGTTCTATACAATGCACCAGGTAAAGCACCTAATGTTCAACCTCCAGATGCGACTGTGAATAATCCGCCAAAGGACTTATTTACAAGAGCTGGTTGGGCTGATTTTACAAGTGGATTTTGGTTAGGAGGATGTGGAGGAGCTGTTTTTGCTTGGTTACTTGTTGGGACATTACACTTAGATACCATAATGCCAATCATTAAAAATATTTGGACTGCTGGTTAA
- the rpsL gene encoding 30S ribosomal protein S12, which produces MPTISQLIGSERKRLTRKTKSPALKACPERRGVCTRVYTSTPKKPNSALRKVARVRLTSGFEVTAYIPGIGHNLQEHSVVLLRGGRVKDLPGVRYHIIRGTLDTAGVKDRRQSRSKYGAKAPKD; this is translated from the coding sequence ATGCCCACCATCTCGCAATTAATAGGTTCAGAAAGAAAACGTCTGACTAGGAAAACAAAATCTCCTGCACTTAAAGCTTGCCCTGAAAGAAGAGGGGTATGTACGAGAGTTTATACATCAACACCTAAAAAACCTAATTCAGCTTTAAGAAAAGTCGCAAGAGTTAGATTAACTTCAGGTTTCGAAGTAACGGCTTACATACCTGGCATTGGACATAACTTGCAAGAACACTCTGTGGTTCTTCTTAGGGGCGGAAGAGTTAAAGATTTACCAGGAGTTAGATATCATATAATAAGAGGAACTTTAGATACGGCTGGAGTCAAAGATAGACGTCAATCCAGATCTAAGTATGGAGCAAAAGCTCCAAAAGATTAA
- a CDS encoding photosystem I reaction center subunit VIII → MPSDLPSLLPSIFVPLIGIAMPAVFIVLIGRLITATE, encoded by the coding sequence ATGCCATCTGATTTACCAAGTCTTTTACCCTCAATTTTTGTTCCATTAATTGGTATAGCAATGCCTGCTGTTTTTATCGTATTGATTGGAAGATTAATCACAGCAACTGAATAA
- the lipA gene encoding lipoyl synthase, with the protein MTNNSNSLISKPDWLRVKAPQVERIGNTANLLSDLNLNTVCQEASCPNIGECFASGTATFLIMGPGCTRACPYCDIDFDRSKRELDPTEPYRLAEAVYRMQLKHVVITSVNRDDLEDGGASQFFECVYQVRKKSPETTIELLIPDLCGNWEALEKVLDSNPNVLNHNIETVSSLYKKVRPQGKYERTLELLKRTREYSPKVYTKSGFMLGLGEKDEEVISLLKDLKSNFVDIVTIGQYLSPGHNHLPVQRFVSPSKFNYFKVFGEKDLDFMQVVSSPLTRSSYHAEEIQKLMKKYPR; encoded by the coding sequence GTGACTAATAATTCTAATAGTTTAATTTCAAAACCTGATTGGTTAAGAGTAAAAGCTCCGCAAGTTGAAAGAATTGGGAATACTGCAAATTTGCTAAGTGATTTAAATCTCAATACTGTATGTCAAGAGGCAAGTTGCCCAAATATTGGTGAATGTTTTGCAAGTGGAACTGCCACTTTCCTTATAATGGGTCCTGGCTGTACTAGGGCATGTCCATATTGCGATATTGATTTTGATAGATCTAAAAGAGAATTAGATCCAACTGAACCATATCGTTTAGCCGAAGCTGTTTATAGAATGCAACTTAAACATGTTGTCATAACATCTGTTAATAGAGATGATCTTGAGGACGGTGGTGCATCTCAATTTTTTGAATGTGTTTATCAAGTAAGAAAAAAATCTCCTGAAACTACTATTGAGCTTTTAATACCTGATCTTTGCGGCAACTGGGAAGCTCTTGAAAAAGTGCTTGATTCAAATCCAAACGTTTTAAACCATAATATTGAGACTGTGTCTTCGCTATATAAAAAAGTAAGACCTCAGGGTAAATATGAGAGGACTCTTGAGTTACTTAAAAGGACCAGAGAATATTCTCCTAAAGTTTATACAAAGTCAGGTTTTATGCTTGGTTTAGGGGAAAAAGATGAGGAGGTCATAAGTCTTCTTAAGGATTTAAAAAGTAATTTCGTTGACATTGTTACTATTGGCCAATACTTATCTCCTGGCCATAATCATTTACCTGTACAAAGATTTGTGAGTCCTTCTAAATTCAATTATTTTAAAGTTTTCGGGGAAAAAGATTTGGACTTTATGCAAGTAGTTAGTTCTCCTTTAACTCGTAGCAGTTACCATGCTGAAGAGATTCAAAAACTTATGAAAAAGTATCCAAGATAG
- a CDS encoding YciI family protein encodes MPFFVKTEIIKKEYLINNDLKRKIINEHIDWVKKLKKEGINIKSGFLVDELNRPGDGGLLILEMNNYRNALKIIKNDPMIQNDLVEWKFNEWIDSNK; translated from the coding sequence ATGCCTTTCTTTGTAAAAACTGAAATTATAAAAAAAGAATACTTAATTAATAATGATTTAAAACGAAAAATAATTAACGAACATATTGATTGGGTAAAAAAATTAAAAAAAGAGGGAATTAATATTAAAAGTGGCTTTTTAGTAGATGAGTTAAATAGGCCAGGTGACGGCGGATTACTTATTCTTGAGATGAATAATTATAGAAATGCACTAAAAATCATTAAGAATGATCCAATGATTCAAAATGATCTAGTTGAATGGAAATTCAATGAATGGATAGATTCAAATAAATAA
- a CDS encoding C40 family peptidase, which yields MEIYKNPISLFKQTNFSKTIWWQLKVNISGYQNETEDKLVTEIFKNRIFRLIYPNIYQNNHKFSRILVQLYEDGYVCWINLDGLIIEKYVFKKNNSLENEHFLIKDKVNSILKWIKDQSELNNEYLWGGTLGPHFDCSGLIQTAFLKHQIYIPRDSFQIKSFCKHLFYYKESYAALRPGDLLFFGNEKKCDHIGIYKGDGFYYHSSGMDFGRNGIGLDTLKNSNDKISLHYKSKLISVGRVVRNYGWDRTIR from the coding sequence ATGGAAATTTATAAAAATCCTATCTCACTATTTAAACAAACTAATTTTTCAAAAACTATTTGGTGGCAATTAAAAGTTAATATTTCGGGATATCAAAATGAAACAGAAGATAAATTAGTTACTGAAATATTTAAAAATAGAATTTTTAGGCTGATTTATCCAAATATTTATCAAAACAACCATAAATTTTCAAGAATACTTGTTCAACTATATGAAGATGGTTACGTCTGTTGGATAAATTTAGATGGATTAATTATCGAGAAATACGTATTCAAAAAAAATAACAGTTTAGAAAATGAACACTTCTTGATAAAAGATAAAGTTAACTCAATTTTAAAATGGATCAAGGATCAATCTGAGTTAAATAATGAATATCTTTGGGGAGGTACATTAGGACCCCATTTTGATTGTTCTGGATTAATTCAGACTGCTTTTTTAAAGCATCAAATTTATATACCTCGAGACTCTTTTCAAATAAAAAGTTTTTGTAAGCACCTTTTTTATTACAAAGAATCGTATGCGGCTTTACGACCTGGCGATCTTTTATTTTTTGGAAATGAAAAAAAATGTGATCATATTGGAATCTACAAAGGAGACGGATTCTATTACCATAGCTCTGGAATGGATTTTGGCAGAAATGGAATAGGATTAGATACGCTAAAAAATTCTAATGATAAAATCTCATTGCATTATAAATCTAAACTAATTTCAGTAGGAAGAGTAGTTAGGAATTATGGATGGGACCGCACTATACGTTAA
- a CDS encoding recombinase family protein yields MTFKFKRKRILLSERNKNSKAIGYARATHNEYEYLEEQIKILKKEGCSLVFSEFISLDEEIKPQLNKAINSLSKGDQLIITQLDRAFKNKKECLITINKLINKDVQLRTLTGFFAANESSNTNSSIFKILYELDNLEDKSLGERKKEQLLRRKLSGNNLGGRPKISPLKESLVIRLRNEGYSYRSIRTQTGIALSTIRRVILEGELT; encoded by the coding sequence TTGACTTTTAAATTTAAAAGAAAACGTATTTTATTATCGGAAAGAAATAAAAATTCTAAAGCAATAGGTTATGCAAGAGCTACTCATAACGAATATGAATATTTAGAAGAGCAAATAAAAATTTTGAAGAAAGAGGGTTGCAGTTTAGTGTTCTCTGAATTTATAAGTTTAGATGAAGAAATCAAACCCCAACTCAATAAAGCTATAAATTCCTTATCAAAAGGCGATCAATTAATAATAACTCAGCTTGATCGAGCATTTAAAAATAAAAAAGAATGTTTGATAACAATAAATAAACTTATTAATAAGGATGTTCAATTGCGAACTTTGACTGGTTTTTTTGCTGCTAATGAATCTTCTAATACAAATTCTTCAATTTTTAAGATCTTATATGAATTAGATAATTTAGAAGACAAAAGTTTAGGTGAAAGAAAAAAAGAACAACTATTACGCAGAAAATTATCAGGAAATAATTTAGGAGGCAGGCCCAAAATAAGTCCTTTAAAAGAATCTTTAGTAATCAGATTGCGTAATGAAGGATATTCATATCGATCAATTAGAACACAAACTGGAATTGCATTATCAACAATTAGGAGAGTGATTTTAGAGGGAGAATTAACATAA
- a CDS encoding glycosyltransferase family 2 protein: MSDIKQLISIIVPVFNESESIGLLLDEVINVMSSHKFNFELIVVNDGSKDNTHQVLKELTLKIKELSVISLRKNYGQTAAMSAGFDNSKGDIVITLDGDLQNDPNDIPLLISEINNGFDLVCGWRFDRKDKLINRKIPSKIANKLIAHVTGLNLHDYGCSLKAFKKEIIEDIKLYGELHRFLPVLANIEGARIKEIKVNHRSRRYGSSKYGIDRTFRVLMDLLTVWFMTKFLTRPMYGFGFVGIISIFSSLAISSYLIVLKIMGEDIGNRPLLMFALILGIAGVQLFSFGLLSELLIRTYHESQSRPIYRIRSINSAKQN, from the coding sequence ATGTCAGATATAAAACAATTAATTTCTATTATCGTCCCTGTTTTCAATGAAAGCGAGAGTATTGGTCTTTTATTGGATGAAGTTATAAATGTAATGTCATCTCATAAATTTAATTTTGAATTGATTGTTGTAAATGATGGTTCTAAAGATAATACTCATCAAGTATTAAAGGAACTAACTCTCAAAATTAAAGAATTGTCTGTAATTTCCCTTCGCAAAAATTATGGTCAAACTGCAGCAATGTCAGCTGGCTTTGATAATTCTAAGGGCGATATTGTTATTACTTTGGATGGTGATTTACAGAATGATCCAAATGATATTCCTTTATTAATTTCAGAGATTAATAATGGTTTTGATTTGGTTTGTGGTTGGAGGTTTGATAGAAAAGATAAATTAATTAATAGAAAGATACCATCAAAAATAGCTAATAAGTTAATAGCTCACGTAACAGGTTTGAATTTGCATGACTATGGTTGCTCATTAAAAGCATTTAAGAAAGAAATAATAGAAGATATAAAGTTATATGGGGAACTTCACAGGTTTTTGCCCGTTTTAGCAAATATTGAAGGTGCAAGAATCAAAGAAATTAAAGTAAATCATAGGAGCAGGCGATATGGATCTAGTAAATATGGAATTGATAGAACTTTTAGAGTTTTAATGGATTTACTAACTGTTTGGTTTATGACTAAATTTTTAACAAGACCGATGTATGGATTTGGTTTTGTTGGAATTATAAGTATTTTCTCTAGCCTTGCGATAAGTTCTTATTTGATAGTTTTAAAAATAATGGGTGAGGATATTGGAAATCGTCCTTTGCTGATGTTTGCATTAATATTAGGAATTGCTGGTGTTCAATTATTTAGCTTTGGATTATTGAGCGAACTTTTAATTAGGACATATCATGAAAGTCAAAGTCGTCCAATTTACAGAATTAGATCAATAAACAGTGCTAAGCAAAATTGA
- a CDS encoding serine hydrolase encodes MSFYYLSEEMGLALNDILRRVCSHNKDFSREDISITWINYKSENKSVFKGFGTGINNKKMVYPASIVKLVYGLAAFYWIKKGSLLLSDEIIDAVGKMLSFSSNNATSFLIDLLTGTTSGPRIEGELWENWKYQRSIINDWLHDLNWEELVGINCCQKTWDDEPFGREKEFYGYDNKNRNAMNSDSAARVLEEIMIHIDYQEYNLNLRSFLKRNLNKVVLKKDSLNQIDGFLGEGLPESINLWSKAGLMSEVRHDSAWWINNQSLQTLLVVFCNGEKYSKDSSLLPFIAKEVYDFNKRYTIED; translated from the coding sequence ATGTCCTTTTACTATTTAAGTGAGGAGATGGGTCTAGCCTTAAATGATATTTTAAGGAGAGTATGCTCTCATAATAAAGATTTTTCAAGAGAAGATATTTCGATAACTTGGATTAATTATAAAAGTGAAAATAAAAGTGTATTTAAAGGTTTTGGAACTGGCATTAATAACAAAAAAATGGTTTACCCTGCCAGCATAGTCAAGTTAGTTTATGGCCTTGCTGCATTTTATTGGATTAAAAAAGGAAGTTTATTATTATCAGATGAAATTATTGATGCTGTAGGGAAAATGTTGTCTTTTTCCAGTAATAATGCAACAAGCTTTTTAATTGATTTACTTACTGGAACAACAAGTGGACCTCGTATTGAAGGCGAACTATGGGAAAATTGGAAATACCAAAGAAGTATAATAAATGATTGGCTACATGATTTAAATTGGGAAGAATTGGTTGGTATAAATTGCTGTCAGAAGACTTGGGATGATGAACCATTTGGTCGTGAGAAAGAATTTTATGGATATGATAATAAAAATAGAAACGCTATGAACTCTGATTCAGCTGCAAGGGTTTTGGAGGAAATTATGATTCATATTGATTATCAAGAATATAATTTAAATTTGCGAAGTTTTTTAAAAAGAAATTTAAACAAAGTTGTTCTTAAAAAGGATTCTCTTAATCAAATAGATGGTTTTTTGGGTGAAGGATTACCAGAAAGCATTAATCTTTGGAGTAAAGCAGGCTTAATGTCTGAAGTTAGACATGATTCAGCTTGGTGGATTAATAATCAATCTCTACAAACTTTATTAGTAGTTTTTTGTAATGGAGAAAAATATTCCAAAGATTCTTCCCTTTTACCGTTTATAGCAAAAGAAGTATACGATTTTAATAAGAGATATACTATTGAGGACTAA